A part of Corynebacterium afermentans subsp. lipophilum genomic DNA contains:
- the ypfJ gene encoding KPN_02809 family neutral zinc metallopeptidase, with translation MTFRGDYAQGQGGNVNTSSGGGGGGGVGGGAMMLLPLLLRGGGGGTIILVLLALLYFSGAFNGILGGGGNDSQSQSQGEYSLEHCQEQGSSNEYDDCRAAATMGSLNAVWADLLPAQSETQFTKPEMTIFKGSVNSGCGYASADTGPFYCPQDSTAYLDVSFFDQLSQLGGSNGPLAQEYATAHEYGHHIQNLEGTLGLSDYKNPGEDSAAVAIELQADCYAGLWAHHASKGENAALEQITDEQLQQALQSAQSIGDDNIQKRSGGEVDPDAWTHGSSEQRMQAFKSGYETGQMSACDTLNRGVYKS, from the coding sequence ATGACTTTCAGAGGCGATTACGCACAGGGCCAAGGCGGCAACGTCAACACCAGCTCCGGCGGCGGCGGAGGCGGAGGCGTGGGCGGCGGCGCGATGATGCTGCTGCCGCTCCTGCTGCGCGGAGGCGGCGGTGGAACCATCATTTTGGTCCTGCTGGCCCTGCTGTATTTCAGCGGTGCGTTCAACGGCATCCTCGGCGGCGGAGGCAACGACTCCCAGTCGCAGTCCCAGGGCGAGTACTCGCTGGAGCACTGCCAGGAGCAAGGTTCCTCCAACGAGTACGACGATTGCCGCGCGGCGGCGACCATGGGATCGCTGAACGCCGTTTGGGCCGACCTGCTGCCCGCCCAGTCCGAAACCCAGTTCACCAAGCCGGAAATGACCATCTTTAAAGGCAGCGTGAATTCCGGCTGTGGCTACGCAAGCGCTGATACCGGTCCGTTCTACTGCCCGCAGGATTCCACCGCGTATCTGGACGTCAGCTTCTTCGATCAACTGTCCCAGCTCGGCGGTTCCAACGGCCCGCTGGCTCAGGAGTACGCCACCGCACACGAGTACGGCCACCACATCCAGAACCTTGAGGGCACCCTCGGCTTGAGCGACTACAAGAACCCGGGCGAGGATTCCGCGGCCGTGGCAATCGAGCTGCAGGCCGACTGCTACGCGGGACTGTGGGCGCACCACGCGTCCAAGGGTGAGAACGCAGCACTTGAGCAGATCACCGACGAGCAGCTGCAGCAGGCCCTGCAGTCGGCACAGTCCATCGGTGACGACAACATTCAGAAGCGTTCCGGCGGCGAGGTCGATCCCGATGCGTGGACCCACGGCTCTTCGGAACAGCGCATGCAGGCGTTCAAGTCTGGCTACGAAACCGGCCAGATGTCGGCCTGCGACACGCTCAACCGCGGCGTGTACAAGAGCTAA
- the aspS gene encoding aspartate--tRNA ligase — MLRTHLAGNLNKELEGQTVTLTGWVARRRDHGGVIFIDLRDRSGLAQVVFRESAVAEAAHDLRSEYVIQVTGTVEPRPEGSSNPNLASGEIEVNVTDLKVLNKAAALPFQIEDASSSEVGEEARLRYRYLDLRRERQAKAMRLRAKANQAARRVLDNHDFTEIETPTLTRSTPEGARDFLVPARLKPGSWYALPQSPQLFKQLLMVAGMERYYQLARCYRDEDFRADRQPEFTQLDVEASFVDQDDIIELAEEILVELWKLIGYDIQTPIPRMTYKEAMEKYGSDKPDLRFDIPLVECTEFFKDTTFRVFKAEYVGAVVMDGGASQPRRQLDAWQEWAKQRGAKGLAYILVQEDGELTGPVAKNITDEEKAGIAEHVGAKPGDCIFFAAGETKASRALLGAARGEIARKLDLVKDGDWAFTWVVDAPLFEPAADATASGDVALGHSKWTAVHHAFTSPKPEFLDNFEKNPGEALAYAYDIVCNGNEIGGGSIRIHEHDVQKRVFEVMGITDEEADEKFGFLLDAFQYGAPPHGGIAFGWDRIVSLLGGFESIRDVIAFPKSGGGVDPLTDAPAPIPAEQRKETGVDFKPKKDVEGKGSEAEAAGAEK, encoded by the coding sequence GTGCTGCGCACTCACCTTGCGGGGAACCTGAATAAAGAACTCGAAGGCCAAACTGTCACTCTCACCGGCTGGGTGGCCCGCCGTCGCGACCATGGCGGCGTGATCTTTATCGACCTGCGAGACCGCTCCGGGCTGGCCCAGGTGGTCTTCCGTGAGTCCGCGGTTGCAGAGGCCGCGCACGACCTGCGCAGCGAGTACGTCATCCAGGTCACCGGCACGGTCGAGCCGCGCCCGGAAGGCTCCTCGAACCCGAACCTCGCCTCGGGCGAGATCGAGGTCAATGTCACCGACCTGAAGGTGCTGAATAAGGCGGCGGCGCTGCCGTTCCAGATCGAGGACGCATCCTCCAGCGAGGTCGGCGAGGAGGCGCGTCTGCGCTACCGCTACTTGGATCTGCGCCGCGAGCGCCAGGCGAAGGCGATGCGTCTGCGCGCGAAGGCGAACCAGGCAGCGCGCCGTGTGCTGGACAACCACGACTTCACCGAGATTGAAACCCCGACGCTGACGCGCTCCACTCCGGAGGGCGCGCGTGACTTCCTCGTGCCGGCACGCCTGAAGCCGGGCTCCTGGTACGCGCTGCCGCAGTCGCCGCAGCTGTTCAAGCAGCTGCTCATGGTGGCCGGCATGGAGCGTTACTACCAGCTGGCACGCTGCTACCGCGACGAGGATTTCCGTGCGGACCGTCAGCCGGAGTTCACCCAGTTGGACGTTGAGGCCAGCTTCGTGGACCAGGACGACATCATCGAGCTCGCCGAAGAAATCCTGGTGGAGCTGTGGAAGCTGATCGGCTACGACATCCAGACGCCGATCCCGCGCATGACCTACAAGGAGGCGATGGAAAAGTACGGCTCTGACAAGCCTGACCTGCGCTTCGACATCCCGCTGGTGGAGTGCACCGAGTTTTTCAAGGACACCACCTTCCGCGTGTTCAAGGCCGAGTACGTCGGCGCCGTGGTCATGGACGGCGGCGCCTCGCAGCCGCGCCGCCAACTCGACGCGTGGCAGGAGTGGGCGAAGCAGCGTGGCGCCAAGGGTCTGGCCTACATCCTGGTCCAGGAGGACGGCGAGCTGACCGGCCCGGTGGCCAAGAACATTACCGACGAGGAGAAGGCCGGCATCGCCGAGCACGTCGGCGCGAAGCCGGGCGACTGCATCTTCTTCGCTGCCGGCGAGACGAAGGCGTCCCGTGCGCTGCTGGGTGCAGCCCGCGGCGAGATTGCTCGCAAGCTGGACTTGGTCAAGGACGGCGACTGGGCGTTTACCTGGGTCGTTGACGCGCCGCTGTTTGAGCCGGCCGCTGACGCCACCGCTTCCGGCGACGTCGCGCTCGGCCACTCCAAGTGGACCGCCGTGCACCACGCCTTTACCTCCCCGAAGCCGGAGTTCCTGGACAACTTCGAGAAGAATCCGGGCGAGGCGCTCGCCTACGCCTACGACATCGTGTGCAACGGCAACGAGATCGGCGGCGGCTCCATCCGTATCCACGAGCACGATGTGCAAAAGCGCGTGTTCGAAGTTATGGGCATTACTGACGAGGAAGCGGACGAGAAGTTCGGCTTCCTGTTGGATGCGTTCCAGTACGGCGCCCCGCCGCACGGCGGCATCGCCTTCGGGTGGGACCGTATCGTGTCCCTGCTCGGCGGCTTCGAATCCATCCGCGATGTCATCGCCTTCCCGAAGTCTGGCGGCGGCGTGGATCCGTTGACCGACGCCCCGGCGCCGATTCCGGCGGAGCAGCGCAAGGAGACCGGCGTGGACTTTAAGCCGAAGAAGGATGTCGAGGGCAAGGGCAGCGAGGCCGAGGCGGCAGGCGCCGAAAAGTAG
- a CDS encoding replication-associated recombination protein A, producing MEQEGLFSAAAGRDGRGELGNRGTAFFEAGASAPLAARMRPRTLDEIAGQRHLLSEGKPLRRLIDGSGAASVILYGPPGTGKTTIASLIASAMGQNFVALSALSSGVKEVRAVIDEARRDLIRGENTVLFIDEVHRFSKTQQDALLAAVENRTVLLVAATTENPSFSVVAPLLSRSLLLKLESLNEDDLRGVLDQAMADERGFGGEFELDGAARDQLVLLAGGDARRALTYLEAAAEAVQPGETITVDTVKENVNRAVVRYDRDGDQHYDIVSAFIKSIRGSDVDAALHYLARMIEAGEDPRFIARRLVIHASEDIGMADPTALQTANAAANAVQFIGMPEGRLALAQATIHLATAPKSPSVIQSIDRALSDVRAGHAPPVPAHLRDGHYEGAKAMGNAVGYVYPHDDPLGVVKQQYMPDGLEDAVYYEPTDHGAERRIKDFIGRLRALVRGR from the coding sequence TTGGAGCAAGAGGGACTTTTCTCCGCGGCCGCAGGGCGAGATGGCCGCGGTGAGCTGGGAAACCGCGGCACCGCCTTTTTCGAGGCGGGGGCATCCGCCCCTTTGGCCGCGCGCATGCGCCCGCGGACCCTCGACGAGATCGCAGGCCAGCGTCACCTGCTCAGCGAAGGCAAGCCGCTGCGCAGGCTTATCGACGGCTCTGGGGCCGCCTCGGTGATCCTCTACGGCCCGCCGGGCACCGGCAAGACCACCATCGCATCGCTGATCGCGTCTGCGATGGGGCAGAACTTCGTCGCCCTGTCGGCGCTGTCCTCGGGCGTGAAGGAAGTGCGCGCCGTGATTGACGAAGCACGTCGAGACCTGATTCGCGGCGAGAATACCGTGCTTTTCATCGACGAGGTGCACCGCTTTTCCAAGACCCAGCAGGACGCGTTGCTGGCCGCGGTGGAAAACCGCACCGTGCTACTGGTCGCGGCCACGACGGAGAATCCGAGTTTCAGCGTGGTTGCGCCGCTGCTGTCGCGCTCGCTGCTGCTGAAGCTGGAGTCTTTGAACGAGGACGACCTGCGCGGGGTGCTGGACCAGGCGATGGCAGACGAGCGCGGATTCGGCGGCGAATTCGAGCTTGACGGCGCCGCACGGGACCAGCTGGTCCTCCTCGCCGGCGGCGACGCCCGCCGGGCGCTGACCTATCTGGAGGCTGCGGCCGAGGCGGTGCAGCCGGGGGAGACCATCACCGTCGACACCGTTAAAGAAAACGTGAACCGCGCGGTGGTGCGCTACGACCGCGACGGTGACCAGCACTACGACATCGTCAGTGCGTTCATCAAATCTATCCGTGGCTCCGACGTGGATGCCGCACTGCACTATCTGGCGCGGATGATTGAGGCGGGAGAGGACCCGCGTTTCATCGCCCGCCGCCTGGTCATCCACGCTTCCGAAGACATCGGCATGGCGGATCCGACCGCGCTACAGACCGCCAATGCGGCGGCGAACGCGGTGCAGTTCATCGGCATGCCCGAGGGAAGGCTCGCCCTTGCGCAGGCGACAATCCACTTGGCCACGGCGCCGAAGTCGCCGTCTGTGATCCAGTCCATCGACCGGGCGTTGTCGGACGTGCGCGCAGGCCATGCCCCGCCGGTGCCGGCGCACTTGCGCGACGGGCACTACGAAGGCGCGAAGGCCATGGGCAATGCGGTGGGATATGTCTATCCGCATGATGATCCTTTGGGCGTCGTCAAGCAGCAGTACATGCCCGACGGTCTCGAAGATGCTGTCTACTACGAACCCACCGACCATGGTGCAGAGCGGCGCATCAAAGACTTCATTGGGAGGTTGCGTGCCCTCGTCCGCGGACGGTGA
- a CDS encoding phosphotransferase, translating to MGDTQEIIRAAADILTRRYGGEQQLVDVERLDGSGLADVFRARVVNNPFFQHRSVVVKHSPATGDELADAAFLRETVAYQFATSLSEEVRPGPVLLGYDTAQRILIISDLGDGRTLADLLQDADPETHVDLLRRLGRALGKMHAGTADDEDAFNVLFQRMTRSRKNAANLQLLRDRLLSHRIRIGVEFLENAGIEIPGEVRFAATNVRTRLLRGGMRAFTPFDLTPDNVIQTDNSFHFLDYEWAGFRDVTFDVAFVVARFPVYLAAQPFNAEATEAFVDAWVSEVRGIWPSVEHPDTLQARITAGLIGWAMSSVAMLDPVSPADLLEHDAKLKEDFDAAGLDVSDLGPLEAGGETEEHPADHAGDVLRPYSEGPFTADEALVRRDLRETFESLAAFAGTGKDPAYQTINHFAQTLAERLR from the coding sequence ATGGGCGATACGCAGGAGATCATCCGCGCAGCCGCCGACATACTGACCAGGCGCTATGGCGGAGAGCAGCAGCTTGTGGACGTCGAAAGGCTCGACGGCTCAGGGCTGGCGGACGTGTTCCGCGCGCGCGTGGTCAACAACCCGTTTTTTCAGCACCGCTCGGTGGTGGTGAAGCATTCGCCGGCTACCGGTGACGAGCTGGCGGACGCGGCATTTTTGCGCGAGACGGTGGCGTACCAGTTCGCGACGTCGTTAAGCGAGGAAGTGCGCCCGGGCCCGGTGCTGCTGGGCTACGACACCGCACAGCGCATCCTGATCATCTCGGATCTGGGTGACGGCCGCACACTGGCGGACTTGCTGCAGGACGCGGACCCGGAAACCCACGTGGACCTGCTGCGCCGGCTCGGCCGGGCGCTGGGCAAGATGCATGCCGGCACCGCGGACGACGAGGACGCGTTCAACGTGCTGTTCCAGCGCATGACGCGTTCGCGGAAGAACGCGGCGAACTTGCAGCTGCTGCGTGATCGCCTACTGTCGCACCGCATCCGCATCGGCGTGGAGTTTTTGGAAAACGCCGGCATCGAGATTCCGGGGGAGGTCCGGTTCGCGGCCACAAATGTGCGCACCCGTCTGCTGCGGGGCGGGATGCGCGCGTTCACGCCGTTCGACTTGACCCCGGACAACGTCATCCAGACCGACAACTCCTTTCACTTCCTGGATTACGAGTGGGCGGGCTTCAGGGATGTGACCTTCGATGTGGCGTTTGTGGTTGCACGCTTCCCGGTCTATCTTGCGGCGCAGCCGTTTAACGCGGAAGCGACCGAGGCGTTCGTTGACGCCTGGGTGAGCGAAGTGCGAGGCATCTGGCCCAGCGTGGAGCACCCGGATACACTCCAAGCGCGGATCACTGCAGGCCTTATCGGTTGGGCAATGAGCAGTGTGGCGATGCTGGATCCGGTCAGTCCGGCCGATTTGTTGGAGCACGACGCCAAGCTCAAAGAGGACTTCGACGCTGCCGGTCTCGACGTGTCTGACCTCGGGCCGCTTGAGGCGGGCGGAGAAACGGAAGAGCATCCTGCAGACCATGCTGGTGACGTTCTGCGTCCGTACTCGGAGGGGCCGTTCACCGCAGACGAGGCGCTGGTGCGCAGGGATTTGCGTGAGACGTTCGAGTCCCTTGCAGCATTCGCGGGCACCGGCAAAGACCCCGCTTATCAAACGATAAACCACTTCGCCCAGACGCTGGCTGAGCGCTTGCGATAA
- a CDS encoding L-serine ammonia-lyase, with translation MSANFVSVVDLFSIGIGPSSSHTVGPMRAAQTFINKLDTFPAKVLVELRGSLAATGVGHGTDRAALLGLVGYTPTTTSADAEPKPGEPIPATGSISGPTGTVEYVLRFDPAPVAAHPNCLIFDAWDADGNVLAEREDYYSVGGGFIQDRWEMEAHRDETGVASAREIPSVPHPFHTAAELMQLCDETGLTIAEIMRANEESIHGREKLDTHLDAVWNVMQECVAHGLKTEGTLPGGLSVRRRANRLHRLLTAEYEASTARGLDAMEWVNLYALAVNEENAAHGQVVTAPTNGAAGIIPAVMHYCRDFTDDFTVERARDFLLTAGAVGSIIKTNASISGAEVGCQGEVGSASSMAAAGMCAALGGTPAQVENAAEIALEHNLGLTCDPVGGLVQVPCIERNAIGGVKAINAARLAKLGDGTNIVTLDDVVETMAATGRDMMTQYKETSMGGLAVQLGLPVNITEC, from the coding sequence ATGTCTGCAAACTTTGTGAGCGTTGTCGACCTGTTCAGCATTGGCATCGGCCCGTCTTCCTCCCACACCGTCGGCCCGATGCGCGCCGCCCAAACTTTCATAAACAAACTCGACACCTTCCCGGCCAAGGTGCTGGTGGAGCTGCGCGGATCTCTCGCGGCCACCGGCGTTGGCCACGGCACCGACCGCGCAGCGTTGCTGGGCCTAGTCGGCTACACTCCCACCACCACGTCGGCTGATGCCGAGCCGAAACCGGGAGAGCCGATTCCCGCCACGGGCAGCATTTCCGGCCCCACCGGCACCGTCGAATACGTGCTGCGGTTCGACCCCGCTCCCGTGGCGGCGCACCCGAACTGCCTGATCTTCGACGCGTGGGACGCAGACGGCAATGTGCTTGCCGAGCGCGAGGATTACTACTCCGTCGGCGGCGGCTTCATCCAGGACCGCTGGGAGATGGAGGCGCACCGCGACGAAACCGGCGTGGCCTCCGCCCGTGAGATTCCGTCGGTGCCCCATCCCTTCCACACCGCAGCGGAGCTCATGCAGCTTTGCGACGAGACCGGCTTGACCATCGCCGAGATCATGCGCGCCAACGAAGAGTCCATTCACGGCCGCGAAAAACTCGACACCCACCTGGACGCAGTGTGGAACGTGATGCAGGAATGCGTCGCACACGGTTTGAAGACTGAGGGCACCCTGCCCGGCGGGCTGAGCGTCAGGCGGCGCGCGAACCGTCTCCACCGCCTGCTCACCGCCGAGTACGAAGCGTCCACTGCCCGCGGGCTGGACGCGATGGAGTGGGTCAACCTCTACGCGCTGGCCGTCAACGAGGAAAACGCAGCGCACGGCCAGGTGGTCACCGCGCCGACCAACGGCGCCGCCGGCATCATCCCCGCGGTGATGCACTACTGCCGCGACTTCACAGACGACTTCACCGTCGAGCGCGCCCGCGACTTCCTGCTCACTGCGGGCGCAGTCGGCTCCATTATCAAAACCAACGCATCCATTTCAGGTGCTGAGGTGGGCTGCCAGGGCGAGGTCGGCTCTGCCTCGTCCATGGCGGCCGCCGGCATGTGCGCCGCGCTGGGTGGCACACCTGCCCAGGTGGAAAACGCCGCGGAGATCGCCCTCGAGCACAACCTGGGCCTGACCTGCGACCCCGTCGGCGGGCTTGTGCAGGTGCCCTGCATCGAGCGCAACGCCATCGGCGGTGTGAAGGCCATCAACGCAGCCCGTCTGGCCAAGCTGGGCGACGGCACCAACATCGTCACCCTCGACGACGTGGTGGAGACCATGGCCGCCACCGGCCGCGACATGATGACGCAGTACAAGGAGACGTCCATGGGCGGGCTTGCAGTGCAACTGGGCCTGCCGGTGAACATCACCGAGTGCTAA
- a CDS encoding CBS domain-containing protein, with protein MNNAEPNRAVPFLAAFNSIEKFLRTELDAKRSDSFSWMARLAAKKGIVTLEQSETLQEFADLRNAISHGEYDNLRPIAEPLPETVAEIERIRDSLLAPTLALEVVEHQRVITFSPETDIHEPLEIIASEGLAQFPVYEGGECVGLLTTNAIARWLAAELREDDTIAAGTVADVIEHSGKLDEPIFLPRNVTAAAAVEALSTPLESGAVPRLAIITEHGKPTQKPISVLGATDIPALAQET; from the coding sequence ATGAACAATGCTGAACCTAACCGCGCCGTGCCGTTTCTTGCTGCGTTCAACTCCATCGAGAAATTCTTGCGCACCGAGCTCGATGCCAAACGGTCTGATTCTTTTTCGTGGATGGCCCGTCTTGCGGCGAAGAAGGGCATTGTCACGCTGGAGCAATCCGAGACGCTGCAGGAGTTCGCCGATCTGCGCAACGCGATTAGCCACGGCGAGTACGACAACTTGCGCCCGATTGCCGAGCCGCTGCCGGAAACCGTCGCTGAAATCGAGCGGATCCGGGATTCCCTGCTCGCCCCGACGCTGGCTCTAGAAGTGGTTGAGCACCAGCGGGTGATCACCTTCTCCCCTGAAACCGACATCCACGAGCCGTTGGAGATCATCGCCTCCGAGGGCCTCGCTCAATTCCCGGTCTATGAAGGCGGCGAGTGCGTCGGGCTCCTCACCACCAACGCGATTGCGCGGTGGCTGGCGGCAGAGCTGCGTGAGGACGACACTATCGCGGCAGGCACCGTGGCAGACGTGATTGAACACAGCGGCAAGTTGGACGAGCCGATTTTCCTGCCGCGAAACGTCACCGCGGCGGCTGCCGTAGAGGCGCTGAGCACACCGCTCGAGTCCGGCGCGGTTCCCCGCCTCGCCATCATCACCGAACACGGAAAGCCGACGCAGAAGCCTATCTCGGTGCTGGGTGCGACCGACATTCCGGCCCTTGCGCAGGAAACGTAA